Proteins co-encoded in one Nematostella vectensis chromosome 15, jaNemVect1.1, whole genome shotgun sequence genomic window:
- the LOC116610742 gene encoding COP9 signalosome complex subunit 4-like produces the protein MATEVRQMLSSVSGSSASLAKYKDILEKTLRFDEPKLTRGMKVFIEAVASESVSLVVSRQIFTELCNQLPKMEMQSSRDVCHFILEKLQPRVISFEEQVSAVRKHLSSIYEQAHQWREAAKVLTGIPLETGQRQYSVDYKLATYLKIAQLYLEDDDPIQAEAYINRATLLHADTKDESLQILYKVCYARVLDYRRKFIEAAQRYIDLSFKTKIEEGERITALKHALICTMLASAGQQRSRMLANLYKDERCQHLPAYGILEKMYLDRIIRGPELQEFSTMLMDHQKAKTADGSTILDRAVIEHNLLSASKLYNNITFEELGALLEIPPQKAERIASQMISEGRMPGSIDQVDSIVHFEAQDALPSWDKQIQGLCGQVNTIIEKINHHAPEWAAKYTESQMLT, from the exons atggcgaccgAAGTGAGACAAATGCTTTCGAGTGTGAGCGGCTCGTCGGCCTCGCTGGCAAAGTACAAAGATATCTTGGAGAAAACTCTTAGATTTGACGAACCGAAGCTCACACGCGGAATGAAAGTCTTCATTGAAGCTG TTGCATCCGAGAGTGTCAGCCTAGTGGTTTCACGTCAGATCTTTACCGAACTATGCAACCAACTGCCAAAAATGGAGATGCAGTCATCACGGGACGTTTGTCACTTTATTCTGGAGAAGCTACAGCCCAGAGTCATATCCTTTGAGGAGCAG GTGTCAGCGGTGCGTAAGCATTTGTCTAGTATATACGAGCAAGCACATCAGTGGCGAGAAGCAGCCAAGGTGTTAACAGGCATCCCACTTGAAACTGGGCAAAG ACAATACTCTGTTGACTACAAGCTTGCGACATACCTGAAGATTGCTCAGCTGTACCTTGAGGATGATGACCCAATACAAGCAGAGGCATACATCAACCGTGCCACTCTCCTACATGCCGACACCAAGGACGAAAGCCTTCAAATATTATATAAG GTATGCTATGCTAGAGTGCTGGATTATCGGCGTAAATTCATAGAGGCTGCACAGCGTTATATAGACTTGTCATTCAAGACCAAGATTGAAGAGGGCGAAAGGATAACCGCCCTGAAACACGCCCTCATCTGCACGATGCTTGCTTCGGCAG GTCAGCAGCGGTCGCGTATGTTGGCAAACCTCTACAAAGACGAGCGATGCCAGCACCTTCCAGCATATGGGATACTTGAGAAAAT GTATCTGGATAGAATAATTCGAGGTCCTGAGTTACAAGAATTCTCCACTATGCTAATGGATCACCAGAAAGCCAAGACTGCAGACG GttcaacaatccttgatcGTGCTGTGATTGAACACAACCTTCTGTCGGCAAGCAAATTATACAACAATATCACCTTTGAGGAGCTTGGGGCTTTGCTAGAAATCCCACCCCAAAAG GCGGAGCGCATTGCCTCCCAGATGATAAGTGAGGGTCGTATGCCAGGCTCAATCGATCAGGTCGATTCAATTGTACACTTTGAAG CCCAAGATGCTTTGCCGTCTTGGGACAAACAGATCCAAGGTCTGTGTGGCCAGGTGAATACGATTATCGAGAAGATCAACCACCACGCCCCGGAATGGGCCGCCAAGTACACCGAATCCCAGATGCTCACTTAG
- the LOC116610743 gene encoding universal stress protein MT2085: protein MAENDAKESAEKKGKAVLVAVDQKSHSKFAYEYYCQNIHKPGDDLTIYYCHKPLDEPADPYTRGSFDFKQKKKHHEEERDQMIKIYTGECKKRGISAHIKVDEKHKKAGEGILDCAIMNSADMIVLGCHKELSSIRRHLLGGVSDHVMHQAKVPILIVHEGGCDASKDNPHKRVMLAVDGKLHSKNAFKYYCDNIRKDDDEVYLYFCHKHLEEPADPYAKASEEFKVKKRQHEDERNAVIDSYKAECKDRQISAHIKVDEKHRKTGEGICEHATTNNADMLVMGSRGLSSIRRYLLGGTSDHVLHHVKTPLLIIPEP, encoded by the exons ATGGCGGAGAACGATGCGAAAGAGAGCGCGGAAAAGAAAGGGAAAGCTGTTCTAGTCGCTGTAGACCAGAAATCACATAGCAAATTCGCTTACGAGT ACTATTGCCAGAATATTCACAAGCCCGGCGATGATCTTACGATATACTACTGTCACAAACCTCTGGATGAGCCCGCTGACCCAT ATACAAGGGGATCGTTTGACTTCAAGCAAAAGAAGAAGCATCACGAGGAGGAAAGAGATCAAATGATCAAAATCTACACTGGCGAGTGCAAGAAAAGAGGG ATCAGTGCGCACATTAAAGTTGACGAGAAGCACAAGAAGGCGGGCGAGGGAATACTTGACTGCGCAATAATGAACAGTGCCGACATGATAGTGTTGGGCTGTCACAAGGAACTCAGCTCAATACGACGTCATCTCTTGGGCGGAGTCAGCGATCATGTGATGCACCAAGCcaag GTCCCTATCCTGATTGTCCACGAGGGAGGATGTGACGCAAGCAAAGATAACCCTCACAAGAGGGTAATGCTTGCAGTTGACGGCAAACTACACAGCAAGAACGCTTTCAAAT ATTACTGTGATAACATCCGTAAGGACGACGATGAGGTCTATTTGTACTTCTGCCACAAGCATCTTGAAGAGCCGGCAGATCCTT ACGCCAAAGCCTCGGAGGAATTCAAGGTGAAGAAACGACAACACGAAGATGAAAGGAACGCGGTGATTGACTCGTACAAGGCGGAGTGCAAGGACAGACAG ATAAGTGCACATATCAAAGTTGATGAAAAACACCGAAAAACCGGTGAAGGCATTTGCGAGCACGCCACGACGAACAACGCTGACATGCTAGTTATGGGTTCTCGCGGGCTCAGCTCTATCCGCCGTTACCTTTTAGGGGGTACCAGCGATCACGTGCTTCATCACGTGAAGACACCGCTGCTCATTATACCCGAGCCTTGA